A portion of the Calliphora vicina chromosome 5, idCalVici1.1, whole genome shotgun sequence genome contains these proteins:
- the LOC135959760 gene encoding DEP domain-containing protein DDB_G0279099-like, translated as MNLRTLYNIASAAAAVIAAATSQQQQQQPHTNNNNTTLSSSSSSNPNNLLNNTSSNSSSNNISHNCSTINVSVSGSSNKASLTSLVPTSLNVAATPSSSASLTPRSTSRNSLDCTNMANLLATPASSDLYDNELTIHKIYKCCSKLANQPQLSPLTSQQNLNASSGSMCINNCGSATSVSGGVVTTGNTTHSSHTHHHKSLPGKATSSSSSCCPSDNCNDCQMSAAAAAAASFQLANLLGSTMLLPHVASTTTKTAGGSSSLGNSQNTKLNTTSKSSSSSAINISSSCLKNLSNNVASGGISSLATSACTLSTSSSSSLSLIAMPKKLNTTIFQCEFCSFSCSWKYDLKLHMRQKHGIHNKKM; from the coding sequence ATTTACGGACCTTATATAATATAGCCTCAGCAGCAGCCGCTGTTATAGCTGCAGCCACTTcccagcagcaacagcagcagccacatacaaacaacaacaacaccacccTCAGCAGCAGTAGCAGTAGCAATCCCAATAATCTATTGAATAATaccagcagcaacagcagcagcaacaacatcagcCATAATTGTAGTACAATTAATGTTAGTGTTAGTGGCAGTAGTAATAAAGCATCCTTAACTAGTTTAGTGCCAACATCAttaaatgttgcagcaacaccTTCCTCCTCAGCCTCCCTAACGCCTCGCTCTACTAGTCGCAATAGTTTAGATTGTACAAATATGGCCAATTTACTGGCCACACCGGCTTCATCTGACTTGTATGACAATGAGCTGACGATACATAAAATCTATAAATGTTGCAGCAAATTGGCCAATCAACCCCAATTGTCACCATTGACCAGCCAGCAGAATTTAAATGCCAGCAGCGGCTCTATGTGTATAAATAATTGTGGCAGTGCGACAAGTGTTAGTGGTGGTGTTGTAACGACTGGCAATACAACCCACTCTTCCCATACACATCACCATAAAAGTCTGCCTGGCAAAGCAACATCGTCTTCTTCCAGCTGTTGCCCCAGCGATAATTGTAATGATTGTCAAATGTCAGCGGCTGCAGCAGCAGCTGCCTCTTTTCAATTGGCCAATCTGTTGGGTTCGACCATGCTATTGCCACATGTGGCCTCCACAACGACGAAAACCGCTGGCGGCTCTTCGTCTTTGGGAAACTCtcaaaatacaaaactaaacaCCACCAGCAAATCGTCTAGTTCTTCTGCCATAAATATTTCCAGCtcatgtttaaaaaatcttagCAACAATGTTGCCTCGGGCGGCATTAGTTCTCTAGCAACATCAGCCTGCACATTGTCAACATCGTCCTCGTCTTCGTTATCATTGATAGCAATGCCAAAGAAACTAAATACCACCATATTTCAATGTGAATTTTGTTCCTTTTCCTGTTCTTGGAAATACGATTTAAAACTGCACATGCGTCAGAAACACGGCATACAcaataagaaaatgtaa